In Papio anubis isolate 15944 chromosome 17, Panubis1.0, whole genome shotgun sequence, the following are encoded in one genomic region:
- the PPY gene encoding pancreatic prohormone, protein MAATRLCLSLLLLSTCVALLLQPLLGAQGAPLEPVYPGDNATPEQMAQYAADLRRYINMLTRPRYGKRHKEDTLAFSEWGSPHAAAPRELSPLDL, encoded by the exons ATGGCTGCCACACGCCTCTGCCTTTCCCTGCTGCTCCTGTCCACCTGTGTGGCTCTGTTACTACAGCCACTGCTGGGTGCCCAGGGAGCCCCGCTGGAGCCAGTGTACCCAGGGGACAATGCCACGCCAGAGCAGATGGCCCAGTATGCGGCTGATCTCCGTAGATACATCAACATGCTGACCAGACCTAG GTATGGGAAAAGACACAAAGAGGACACGCTGGCCTTCTCGGAGTGGGGGTCCCCGCATGCTGCTGCCCCTAG GGAGCTCAGCCCGCTGGACTTGTAA